A stretch of DNA from Pseudoliparis swirei isolate HS2019 ecotype Mariana Trench chromosome 5, NWPU_hadal_v1, whole genome shotgun sequence:
AATCCGACTCCAAAGGTTCCACCTGTTCGATTTGTTCACGTGTCCAGATAACAgagagagtttttcctgaagtCATTTCCAGTAATCTGTGTGCTTGTGTCTGATCAGTGTTTCCCAGAATGTTTGTCCACCtcctgttgagccctctctTCCTGATGCTGGTCCTGGCCCAGTGCTGCTTCTCCTCTGTAATTGCGGGCCTCGCTACGTTCCTCAACAAGTTTCTGGAGCGGCAGTACAGCACGTCGGCCGCCTACAGCAGCCTGCTGGTTGGTAAGTGCAAAATGTTAACGATGGAAGTTGAGGAACAGAACCCATGATGGCTTACGTTCAGTCGACTGCTTGTACTCGATGGGAGCAGGTAAATGATTCAAGTCATGATGTACAGCGGGGGTTGTATCAAACCATTTTTATGAACTCTGGAAGGGGAATGAAACAGTCTGTTAAATTCCTTTAATGGACACTGTGGCCCCTTTCCAAAGAGGGAAGTAGGTTTCGGTGTCATCTTTCcccacacatttcatttgggtTTTCGCTTCCTTTCTAAAGAGTACGATATGACTGCACCTGCCATTTGTGTCACAATGTCAGGAGACGTATGAAACGACTCACGCGGTGGACAACGATGAGCATCTTTTGGTGCcgttcactgagcttcacgcgGTTCCCAGGTGCTGTGAATCTGCCAGCTGTCGCGGTGGGGATGCTGATGGGCGGGGTCATCATGAAGAAGGCCGGCCTGTCCCTGAAGACCATCCCGCGCTTCTCCGTCGCCATGCTGACCGTgtccaccctcctcttcatccctctcttcttcatggGCTGTCCCACACAGAAAGTCTCCGAGGTCAATCATTACCAGATCGGACAGTATGGGTGAGTGAGAAGGGCGGGGCCATTCTAATGATGAGGCCTTTATGTGAAAAGCATTGTTTCATAAAGTGGTATTTTAGGTTTTGTTATTGTTGGTCACATACATCCAGTTTCGCTTGAGTGAAAATTTGATTAAATCAAGAAAGAACCCCGTTTCCATGAGTCCCTACATTTCCGATCAGTTTTTGAAATAGGATTACATTTTCATAATTATTCATCACATTTGGGAGCATATACAGTGCAGACACGCATATAACACACAATCTATTCCTTTGGGTTTTTTTGTGAtaaaatcttttattggttttcgaaatatgcacatgcaaaggaaaagatgtacacattgtacgtacacaatggtactcagacaaaaaccTAAAgataacacattaaaaaaaaagaatatatagatataaatacgggtatacatgcaaaaacctgcatacATATTGACAGATATATGCACATACTTGCATAGCCtagtacatacacacaaacatacacaatgtAAATGTACCCCCCTTCCACTGTTGGCGACGccgaccccccaccccccgaatACATCTTCAGCTATTATATaagggaatgtattatattatgttacaattatatatattgttgaatgttGCTTAAAGCCGTGAACCAGGATAAGATGGTTCTTTCTTTAGCACCATGTATTCCGGCTATTGATAGTTCCATATTTACTATATCAAGGTAGCTAGCtaacaacattttcataattattCATCACATTTGGGAGCATATACAGTGCAGACACGCatataacacacaatatattcCTTTGTTAACATTTGCGGTCATTAATATGCACATTCTAAAATGGACCAATGTCCTATCAACATGACTCAGCATGCCCAGTCATAAAAATACATCCATTCTTGTGTCAGTATTTTGGAAGCTGCATTGTTTACCTCAACGTTTGCCTGCTGGCGGTCCTCTCCTTGGCGTCcggcctttttttccccggcGCGTTTCTGCAAGTGACCGTAGATCAGTGGAAGAGCCTGAAACTGTGACAGGAAAGGGTATTGcatcgtgcatgtgtgtgtacacgagATTAAGAATCGGGCCTGCTCATAAAAACATTGCTCTACAGCATTAATAGTGGTCAAATAATTCACAGGAAACCTTCAATCATCTGACAGCGGCTTAAACAAAAATATGATAGGTCATCATCAAAATTGGAAAAATTCTTCCATGAAAGAAAAGTGCAGGGACTTAAATGTCCAGAGTGTATCATTTAGGTGGAGGTATTGGCAGAAATATAATACTCATAACTATTATAGCTACTATATTTATAACTAACCACTGAAACTAAGAATCGTCACATGGAGCTGGTCCTTGTCCCAAAGTCCGCCACGTtgcaccgccatgtttctaccGTCGCCCCGAAAGGACAAACCAAAGCCTTTTTCATTTTGACACAACGTGAAGGCCGCCGTGGTTCTCTGATAGGCCTATAGCCTACTTGTGTAACGTGAGTGAAAAAGCCGATTGGCTCCGAGACCAACTGCGTTAGCACGGTTTTGTTGTCACCGGCTCACGGTTCTCGTCTCGGGACGGGAGGACTGAGAGGAGGGAAGTCCAGTTGGCTGCAGTCTGCAGTCTCACCGCTAGATGTCGCTAAATCAAGAAAATCTCTTCACTGCGTTTGAGCTAGCATGGTCACTCACTTTATTTGCTTTTCTTTGTCACTCAATATTGCATCTAAATTGCCAAAACATACAATCGTAACCTCTTGTGAGTGCAGGTTGTTGTTGCTGATAACGTCGCAAAGTCCTTGGATGTCAAAAGTCCAAATCCAACATGCTAATGAAACTGCTCTGAACGTGTCGTCTCCACAGGTCTCTTTCTCTGTGCTACTCCAACTGCTCCTGCCCCGCCAGTGCCTTCAACCCAGTGTGTGGCTCTGATGGAATCGAGTATATTTCTCCTTGCCATGCGGGCTGCACCAACTTCACCAAAGTCCCTAACAACACCTACAGGGTTCAGGTCAGTGCCCCCCTATGAGCACCCACCCATGGTTTAGTCCCACGTATTAAAACCTGCAGGTTAGgctgttgtgtattgatctaTCTAACATTAGCATACAGGGTACTGTTAATGAAATGTATACGATAAGTCATGATGCTTGTGAGAGTGGGCTGCATCTCCACAACTTTATTAATCTGGGGAATATTTGTGCAACACCAgaataacaacacaatgaatcatCGGCAGTAAGAGTGAAATGACCTCATGCAGACTAGTCATAAAAGATAGGAATGCTAGATAAGTTTTCTGAAAACCAAAAGAAtatatacgtttttttttttacaaaagttaTGACAAAGTGTATAATTGTTCCgactgtgggaggaaggaaTATGTTTTGGTTCTTAGGCTCTGTAAATTACGTGGTGTCATTAACCTTTTAACTGTCGGGTCAGTGTTATGGAGGCGAAGCATACGCTGCAGCGGGAGTGCACTTCTTTCTTCCATTGTTAAATTCCCCCTCTTACCTGACGTGCTATTTATCCATCTAAATTGTTTTCTCTGAGTTGCCTACATTTGGAGACAGAGGCTGGTCAGACTCTCTCAAATATAATGTAATTAGATGGCACTTGGCTTTTGGTGTTCAAAGCGCCAAAAAATACCAAAAATAAGAGCCAAGTTTAGTGCCATATAGTCCAATTATATCAAAAGGCAGACAGACTCTTTGGACAATATCTCCAACATGAGGCAACTCGCCCCAAAATAGTCCAGATTGTTAAATAGCACTATGAGGAAGAGCAAATGCATGTGTTCAGATTTTATGTTCAACTGTCCCTTGGAGAAGATActtggaaccggaagtgactttGGCCTGAGATGCCTCTTTCTGCAGTATTTAGACTTTGTGACATATCTGCcatgaaaacacatttcatatcAGCAGACCTCAAATACATAATGTGTCCCCTGAGCCAGGAGCTCCCAGTGCAGAAGCAGAACCCGCCTGTTCTGACTGCAAGTGGCTCACAATCAATGTCTGATCAATGTTTATTAATCACAGAGTGTATAGAAGGTGTTTTAAGAGGCGCAAAGCGTCAGTATTTAGACGTCACAGCCTGTAGATAATCTTCCAGTGGGTGGAATGTGTGAAACTGCTAATGTagtaaaggggggaaaaggtcCATTTTAAATGTAGAAAATAAACTGCAGGAGTCTAAAGCCGTCGGAACATCTGCAAAAAGCCAACCTTTCTTACTGTATACAAAGGAAGGTACATGTACTTTCCATATTTTCACAGAAATGTTGGGGAAATATGGTGGTTCCCTTTATGAGAATTAGATGAAAAGATCAATGCCACTCATCATGATTGTGTGCTGGATTTGAAGCTAGAGGcgcttagcgtagcttagcataacgactgcAATGAGCGGGACACATCTAGTCTGGCTCTGTCAAAGTAAGATAAATCTACCGAGCAGCATCTCTGAAGCCGAGAGCAGGTTCCAGCTTTCCGGCTGCTAACTTGCCGGCGCTTCATATTTGGAACACAGACATTAGGGTGGTGTCGATCTTCTCATTTCACACTCTGCAATGgagcaaataaatgtatttccaaaaccttgtttttaattttctatCTAAAGAAAACCACAATaatgtctcctttcctttctgcGGGGATACAGCTGTACACCAACTGCAGGTGTATATCCGGGAGCCAGAGTGATGCCCGCCCAGCTCCCTGTCCCAACACCTGTCCACACCTTCTCCTCCCCGTCATTCTGGTCATCTCCCTGGCCTCACTGATCGCCTGCCTCACTCACAACCCCATGTACATGATGGTGCTCAGGTGAGGAAGGACAACAATATATctacttttatatgtttatgGTATATTCAAAACAATGAAAATGTATCTAATGGATGATATAAGCTACTTGTGATGATATGGCCTTTATATTCTGATAGTTGACTAGTTGACTCCAAATACTGCTTCCAGACATATTTTCTAGTTTTTACAAAACTTGTGGAAAATAAAGTCATGCTAAAAAGTTATTAAAGGAGTACTCTGGGCTCTTCATGTTGGCGAGCTGAGAATAAATGAAAAGTCCAGAGACTAATATACAAATTGGGAAATTTGATGAGAAGTTAGATTTAGAAAGTTTCATAAAGATGCTCCATCAGATTTGCTGTTAAACACATGGCTGTTTTTGAAATATGAAATCCGATTCATCCCTTCTGCTGTTGTGTCGCATTGAAGACTGAGACTGTATTGAAACGCAGGTATTGATGTTCTACATTATTTTCCTGTTTGTTTCAGATGTGTTCCCTCTGAAGAAAAGTCATTTGCAATAGGAATTCAATTTTTACTCATGAGAATATTAGGTAAGTCAGGACACAAATCCTGTTTGCATGTCGTGCCATACTCGTATGAATAGTTATTGTATTAACGATAAGCGTCTATTATCAAACGGTCCAATAGAGCCTCCAACCCCCGAGAAAAGATATTTGCATTAATAAGTTCTGCAAAATATGTTAATGATTCAATACATTATGTAGTATTATacattagtatatatattatattataatgtattattttatttatttatttttatagtaATCGTGTAATAGGTCAACTTTTAAACTTGTTGGATAAGAAGTGACATAACTGACATAAAAATATAATGTCAATGTGAAGTCTGTATTATGTACTTATACTTATTCTGATAAGAGTGATGCAATTATATTTGATATGAATGAGTTTAATTTCTGAAATGTTCTCTCAAATTATTGGTATTCATTTGAATTGCTTATTTATTCTAATTATAATGCATTGCAGACTAGAGTGCTCTGTACAGTTGATTGTCACTGGGGCGTCGGACATTCTGACCGGCTCTTTAACTGAAATAACTCTTTAACTGTTTAACTGAAATAAGAAAGGGCAATTAAACTAAACTCCATTCATCTGAGCAAATGTTggactgccctctagtggctctCGCATGACTACATGGGAATAGAAATGTTTTCGCTTCCTGCTTCCTCACCTTTGTGTCCTCCTCTCAGCCTGGCTGCCCGCCCCCGCTCTCTTCGGGACGGCCATCGACACGTCGTGCATCTGGTGGAGACGCGTGTGCGGAAAGAAATTCAACTGTGGTTACTACGACAACAACATCTTGAGGAACCGGTTAGAAAACGCACCACTCAAAATGCATCTCGCACAGGCAGTACAGCTACGCCCCTGTTTACCTCACCTGTCTTTGTCTGTCTGACTCTGCAGGTTCCTGGGCTTACAGGTGGGTTACAAGGTCATGGGTATCGCCCTACTGATGATGCTGGGGTGGAAGGCCAAGCGGACCCAGGAGTACAGTCTGGAGAAGAGGCCCGAGGGACCCCTCTGAACTGAGCTCCGAGCCTCTGCGTCTCCTGAAGTTCGGTTGTGGTGGGTAAACATGCCCGACAACAGTGTTGCAGAGCGAAGCTGCGTCAGCGGGAGGAAGCCTCGGCCCAGGCACGCCTGCACCCACCTCAATTTCTGGAGGCCCGCTTCCTCACCTGGTGCTTTACTGGCTGGAGTTGAGATGCAACGTTTTTGGACGCTTTAAAGCTTCTGATTGGATTTACTCTGACACACCCACTTATTCCAAGTTAGAAGAGGATGGCTAAAACAGCCCTCTTGTGTGGTACCtcacaatatatatttgtttacataCATCAAGGACCGTGATGAGGGTTCAAACAACACGAACATCTCTTTGTCTATTACTTGTTCCTATAAGGTAGGAATCTGTTCAGGTTTCTATTTCCAATGGAACATATTCTGTAACTAATTAAATGTATTAGCTTAATATTTAAGTTTATCTTTTTATAGATGT
This window harbors:
- the slco2a1 gene encoding solute carrier organic anion transporter family member 2A1 isoform X1, producing the protein MDILSSKAMKKPGTLRCSVKLFVLCHGLLQLSQLLYSACFKSTISTIERRYGLSSYSSGTISSLHEVSNSVLIVFVSYFGNRVHRPRLIGIGGLLMAVSALILTLPHFLSQPYDYDSVLHNHHDICNVQRNSSGLESCGRDETRRLADTSNLWVFMASAQLLFGVGSVPIQPFGISYIDDFAGPANSPLYIAILFAVSIFGPAIGYVLGSVMLRIYVDVDKIGFGTELELTPSDPRWVGAWWMGLLITSACLLLTSIPYFFFPRRLPSGDNVIRSETDTSDDFKKPDVSLLDFLKMFPRMFVHLLLSPLFLMLVLAQCCFSSVIAGLATFLNKFLERQYSTSAAYSSLLVGAVNLPAVAVGMLMGGVIMKKAGLSLKTIPRFSVAMLTVSTLLFIPLFFMGCPTQKVSEVNHYQIGQYGSLSLCYSNCSCPASAFNPVCGSDGIEYISPCHAGCTNFTKVPNNTYRVQLYTNCRCISGSQSDARPAPCPNTCPHLLLPVILVISLASLIACLTHNPMYMMVLRCVPSEEKSFAIGIQFLLMRILAWLPAPALFGTAIDTSCIWWRRVCGKKFNCGYYDNNILRNRFLGLQVGYKVMGIALLMMLGWKAKRTQEYSLEKRPEGPL
- the slco2a1 gene encoding solute carrier organic anion transporter family member 2A1 isoform X2, coding for MRTLFQGGQRQRRNWRTSNKSKSHFLNVSNSVLIVFVSYFGNRVHRPRLIGIGGLLMAVSALILTLPHFLSQPYDYDSVLHNHHDICNVQRNSSGLESCGRDETRRLADTSNLWVFMASAQLLFGVGSVPIQPFGISYIDDFAGPANSPLYIAILFAVSIFGPAIGYVLGSVMLRIYVDVDKIGFGTELELTPSDPRWVGAWWMGLLITSACLLLTSIPYFFFPRRLPSGDNVIRSETDTSDDFKKPDVSLLDFLKMFPRMFVHLLLSPLFLMLVLAQCCFSSVIAGLATFLNKFLERQYSTSAAYSSLLVGAVNLPAVAVGMLMGGVIMKKAGLSLKTIPRFSVAMLTVSTLLFIPLFFMGCPTQKVSEVNHYQIGQYGSLSLCYSNCSCPASAFNPVCGSDGIEYISPCHAGCTNFTKVPNNTYRVQLYTNCRCISGSQSDARPAPCPNTCPHLLLPVILVISLASLIACLTHNPMYMMVLRCVPSEEKSFAIGIQFLLMRILAWLPAPALFGTAIDTSCIWWRRVCGKKFNCGYYDNNILRNRFLGLQVGYKVMGIALLMMLGWKAKRTQEYSLEKRPEGPL